The Vigna unguiculata cultivar IT97K-499-35 chromosome 11, ASM411807v1, whole genome shotgun sequence genomic sequence CACCAGAAatgaaccacgttaaattcttgtatcatttattttctttctccttaTTCTTTCCTTGGCTTGTTCCTAATAGTTTTTGATTGGTTGAGAAAAACAGATGGTAAGGTTAATACATGTCAGGAGAGTGCGGAATACGATGAAGCAAACAAAAAAGTAATCTTCAAGCTCTTCGGTGGAGACGTGGCTAAAGAGTACAAGTTCATCAACCTGATATTTGAAGTAAGTGATAAGGAGAATGGTGGTGCAAATATCAAATGGACCGTTGACTATGAGAGGCTCAGTGATCAAGTTCATCCTCCATATGGCTACATCGAGTACCTCTACAAATGCACTGTGGATTTCGATTCTCACCTTCTCAAACCATAGCTCCAAAAAGTTATGCacaaaattcagaaaaataaataaataatgaactTGGCCTTGGGTTAAGTGCTTAtctgaataataataataataataataataataataataataataataataataatatatttgtgtgAAGTTTGAGGAGACGATGGTTATGTAGATGCTTCCTTTGGGTGGAATAAATTTGGATATGTCATCATGTCGGTGATGTCTTCAAGTTTCTTGAATTATTATGTGTTAAACTGTTGATGcatatatgaatatttatgaTTTGTGTAGCATACGTTGAGTTTGGATTCTCtaagaatttttcttta encodes the following:
- the LOC114168326 gene encoding MLP-like protein 28 gives rise to the protein MSLGGKISIEIGVHANATKWYNIFATQLNQIQNLTDRIHHAKLHHGHDWHHNESIKQWTYIIDGKVNTCQESAEYDEANKKVIFKLFGGDVAKEYKFINLIFEVSDKENGGANIKWTVDYERLSDQVHPPYGYIEYLYKCTVDFDSHLLKP